A window of Schistocerca serialis cubense isolate TAMUIC-IGC-003099 chromosome 1, iqSchSeri2.2, whole genome shotgun sequence genomic DNA:
GAACTTGCCACCCTAGCCGATATTGTACCCTCGCACTTAACAACCTTTCTTTCTCACAGGCATACGAGATGTTTGCCTCCGGTTGGCGGTTCTTCGTCCTGGACGACGCGTTCCTCATTCACTGGGGCCTGCAGTCGATAGAGAAGCGGCCCAAGTGGCGCTGGAAGGAGAACACCATCAACAGCGATCGATTCCGCAAGTGGGTGAATCGAGTCGCTCTCAAGTACGACGTGGACGAGATGAAGCTTACGTGGAGATACGCCGACTACGACTCGGCTATGACGACGTGCCCTCGGCAAAAGTGCAAATCAGCGCGACCCAAACCTACAAAGTCAACTCCGTCACCAAAGAAGCAGGAAAAACCTGCAAAGGCAACTCCGACACCAAATAACCAGGAAAAGCCTACAAAGGCAACTCCGTCACCAAAGAAGCAGGAAAAACCTACAAAGGGAACTCCGTCACCAAAGAAGCAGAAAAAACCTGCAAAGGCAACTCCGACACCAAAGAAGCAGGGAAAGAAGGCCTAGGCCCAACGAGATGTGGAATTACACAGAAAGTGTTCGTGACAGCAGACTGAAAACGTGTTAGCTAGTCTTCAAACTGtgcatatttgtttttttttatgatttcttactgaagtactgtctatgtttattgATGACACTTAGGAACATTTGCACGGAAACTGAAACAAGCTTCTGTTGCTTACACTGTGGACATGTCTTTGGTGCCTCTATGAAAAAAAATGAGTCATGGGTTTAGCTCTGTTTTCATCAACCATTACTTGTGGGCTTGCCTTATTGTTTCTAATTGCACTTCTTTACAGAATGCCGTagtatttatttttaaatgactTGTCACTTCTACAAGCTAGTTTTTGTCAATGTTATCTTAGCACATAATAAAACTGTACTTAATAACATTCCTGTAGCTTTGACAAAACTGCTGTGTTCAATAGATCGCAGATTTCTGTTTTAAACTGTATGTGGAGTATAGTAAAGTCCACGAACTGAACTGACATGAATACTATTTCATGACTCAAATTAATTGAGCAATGATATTATGAATATGATATAACAgcgaaaaatctgtaaaacattttatgAGTTGTTATTAGTGCTTATCGTTCAAAGTAGTTATAGGGTGTTCTAAAACGtcatttatttattgtattgtaaTTTTAAATATTGATGTATCTCAAAGGAAGTGATAAGATATTTTTCTTCGTTGTTTTTATAACGACTGAAATACGGATTTCTTATCCGACTGCTGTGATCGTAAAGACTCTCGTAAGTTTAGACGTATGCAAGTATGTACACTCTCTTCCAGATAAGTGTAACCGCCAACACCATAAGTGCACTTTTACCACTCTTCCATGCTGGCAACCATTTATGTGGCGGCAGTCGCTTTCAAAGTTGGCATATTTATTGTCCTaaaagttattttcaaaatgtGATATAAGTATATAATTAAATTACAGTATTATATTGTCATTAATCTACTTCAGTTTTCCAATTCCTCATCTGAAAAGACTAATGAAGTACTTCACTCACAACTTTTCCCAACAGTATAAGCATTCCTTAAGGTGAAAACTTTAGTCGAGGCTATTAAGAATTGCTGGTATTGGCTGGATTGAGGGGATGTGCTAAACTAGAAACTCAGAACCTTTGACGTCAAATAACCTAAGTATGATATTTTAGAAAATTGCTGAAGCTAGTGCTAAATCACAAGAcgtaaatgttatttgaaacagttaCAAACATTAAATGAGACAATTCTAAAACATTTGAACTCACTTCTTTGAAATGAACAAAGATACGGGATACAATTTCAGAGGTTTTGATTGCCATGTgaaaatttgcttattttttacAAAACACAGTTTACACTGCCTTACCTCACTACTTGTGCAGACACAgttgcaagagaattctgaaacagtggttcattAAGCGAGGACTGAGGgaaagtaaagtcagtagcttataAAAAAGCACATCCCCAGTAAAAAAAGTGAAATGTCTTAACATACGTTGTTCTAAAACCTataacatttctcgtttcaccagccatTGATGatctttaaaaattacattctttcaccgaaaaagtctgtagttatgaAAGAACACGGTAGATAACTAAGTTTTACATAATAATGATattgtaaaatactctcctctttgtattCTATCATTTGCAAAACTCTCATTTCGACATCTGAAACGGTTcatgaaatatgaggaatattgtgggtatttcattctggctttatcactggcgTAGCACAATCGCAGATGAGtgcgctacatcagatcagttttttcGAGACTGGTGGCAGATTGATATCTCTGCCCTAGTTTAAAGGAAAATTCAAcaagttagctaaatttcatactcaacaacatattatgtaatatacacCAAACGCAAGATCATAACGACCTCTATTTTTGATTGCACACTTTCGCCAATTTCGCGCAGCTCTTAATTTCagaaaatatcacaataactatgaccattaacaaaaggATGGGCACATCGTAATGAACCTGACGTACAAAgctgtaagtaaagcaaaaatgacttTTTTCTACTGAATAGTTTCTGGAAAATCGCCTGAGAAAGATTGCAAGGAGCGCTCCTCAATTCTGCGCTcgctgaccggccgaaaggtggTAAATACTTCCTGGTCTCCCCTTCTGAGCAATAGAATGAACTTGCCCAGCAAatcggacgaaaactggtcactgcggaTCGGCCACCGTGCTCTGCGCGAGCTACACAAAGAAACCTCAAGCTCCCATAAATTTTTAATTCGTCTGGATTACTCAACAAGAAATCAGACAAGTGTCGATCATTATTTCCATCTAGTGCGCATGCCCAGATCTGTGCCCTGAATGTCATGTAATCAGAAGACATGAATCAGTCTGCAGTTCCAAACGTGTATTGCAGTGGCACTGTTGCAGGGATGTGCAACATACTGTAGGTGCATTGTGTATTAGGGGCTTGAGAACTGCTGTCTGCTTCTGTGCGCCGATAGGACTCTGGCAATTCTTTAGTGCCATGTGTTCTACCATCTAATGGCAGACGCATAAGATCTGTTTCGTTCATGATAAACGTTCTCACTGAGGCGATACAGTATGCTATATGATACATGAAGCAACTTGCGATGTGATGCAGAAGCAACTTGCATTGATGGAGCACATAGAAACAAAGTTGAAGCGACTTAACTGATTCACACAGGGACGACAGCAAGACAACATTAATATAATTCTCTTATGTATTGCCTGGTGCAACAGTGAATGCTGGTTGCACCTCGCAACTCTATCATTTGATCCACGGGGAAGGAAATTTCAAGTCGTCTGATGtaacaaaaaaattactttatgtaGATGAAGCAATGCTGCATCCATCTGTATAGTTAGTTTCTCACTAGAACTGTTACTTTTCGCTTAACAAATTAAAATTCACTGTTTTGGGATTAACACTTGTTCTCCACTATGAAATCTTTCTCATTCAACTTCGTGAAACTACTtgtaaaagaatttattttgttgAATCATATGCTCTGATATCACTGCTTTATGATGAGCTGGTTTTCTGTTCGCCACTGCCCACAGTTATGGTGAtagtacgaaattaaataaaacaaagcgcatattttgaaaattttgcaaAACAAATGTAGTCGCTGGCCAGTTCACATTTGGTCTATTTTAGGTCCTATAATGCTGCGTACCAAAagcagctaacatatcgaaattattgtctggggagtatggtggatggtacagttcttcccaatcccatcgaccgaacagagcagccacagcttgcgctgtatgcgcccgctcattgtcgtgcaaaatgatgggtgggttgcgcagaacgtgtcgccgcttctttcgtaaagctggtagcacgcaggtgatgctccaaaatcgaacagtaatactgtgcattgacggtctaccgtggaggaacgtaatgcgttaggataacattatcacagtcgtacacgagaattactataaatttagacctctccattcgcaccatcgacaTAAaaagctctgctaacggtatactacgccttccacatcgctggctacgggttctacacaacgctggtgattactttgaaggacagtaacaggtgcaaacgtgtaattcttttgtatcggttgtgaataaatagttgccactatttaagttccacccctggtatattcccatacaggggtcacattttaaggggaccacaccgtggttcaggtcgaaaaaatcgattttcggttttcatcatatttcgatagattaacgtTTTATTTacgtactctgaaaaggattttgctgaaaaaaatttttgtcgagcatttaaagagcattttcctaccacatgtgtttatgtgccacacccacttttctATCAACCACTTTTCTgcaaatattttagatctttatatcccctacattgcacgttagggatttttttttactacagagtgTGAtgactatccttggaatgcaacggtcggtattcttttgttttttctgtttgtaaacaacacactttcaaacatGTAGTTAGTTTTgctcaagtgtgattgcgagtagttgttatacttacgtttgcagtgattgtttacgtgtgttttgttgtgtttgttgAAGATGAAGAAACGTAAagacattttcaagaaacgacaatttagaggaaacaagtttagaaagctttctgtacaagaggttatgtcgcctggcaacgatgtttctaattgtaattcttcgacaagtgcatcatcaaagaagctctcgccatttcaagagagttacaacgaatttactgtaagtgacaaggggtgcagtaacattattataaatttgagaatattaccagatataatttctaaatttgtacaatgtagactgtgtggtgagtcacagagcgtgaaaatttgtgagagtgccagtgggagaagaggcctagcaattgctttggatttaatttgcactaaatgctcagctgtgtattcatttatgagttcttcaaaatcagatgcaagtggcccttatgaaatcaacactagattagtttatgccttacgaaccattggcaagggcatggctgcagggaaaacattttgttcagtgaagaacttacatcaaccaccaaataaatttgaaaaactgactgcaatattagagaaagctgtatgtgaggtcagtgaggaaagcatgaaactggctgctagggaagcagtggacgaAAATGATGTattttcggatattgcagttgcacttgatggaagctggtagaaaagaggacatacttctctgaatggagtagtgactgccacgagtgtagacaacggtaaagtgttagatgtggagataatgtctaaatattgcaaatgttgtaaagtcaatgaacataaataaCACaattgtgtggctaattttagaggaacgaGTGGTGGTATacaagttcatggagtacaacaaatatttcatcgctccataGAATCTAGaggcgtacggtacaccaaatatttgggcgatggtggcggtaaggcatacaacaatgtagtgaactctaagccatatggagatgccattattagcaaaatagaatgagtaggccatgttcaaaaacgtttgggaacatgGCTGAGAAAACtagctgttgatatgagaggaaaaaattagaagatggaaaatttttGACCGGACAGGGTAGGTTAACTAAAACTAAAATAGAAaccttgcaggtatactatgggcaggcaattaggagaaataaagaaaatctggaggcaatgaagagagacgtttaggccatattcttccataaatcCTTTACTGATGATAAGCCACGTCATAGATTgtatccatcaggagaaaattcgtggtgtaaatacatacaatagggctcaggcaactggagaatcttattctcatcagcattctcttcctgctgctgttattacagcaattaaacctatttacagagacttggttcatcctgaccttctatggaatgtctgcatgggcagacacagaacccaaatgaatgtttcagtaGCATAaattggaaccgccttcctaaaactgtatttgtaggcatgcataccaTGAAACTAGGGTTATTGATGCTGTTATtatattcaattgtggtaatattgggaaGTGTTTGGTACTGAAaaactgggaattaatcctggtgaaaatatgatcactgggctgcaacattgcaataaaatgaggatagccgatgcagacaggtctgcttCTAATATGgcaaagaaagcaagacaaacatccaggaaggtgaaaaagaagctggaagacttgctagaggccaaagaagggccatcatatgcagcaggtcagttttaattaactgtaagtaacaaatttcaaaagttttttctttaaagtcagtttcccgcaaactaaaatttttagtacatatgccccattatatcagaaactatcatagataaatgaatgacattttcagagactctgcataatatAAAAgctacctctggtactacattcatcaATGTtctcccattaggaagttcacaaaatatattttctgcagaaagaacttaatattttttgttaataaatttcaaatggataaagtagattttagtacagttgactctattagcatcacgtaacatacagtaaaaatattaaggtcctgcatcaaatagttttttgaGAAATGGGTCAAAtgtttgcctaaattaacatgggttagataggcagggtgtggtcccctaaattgaaagtcgcttgcacgTTGTCGCCGAATAAATAAGTTATTGCAGTGCCCGTGTTCTttagaattacgatgcaatgttcgttTGGATATGCATGCATATCTAAAGGAACATCCCACAGTATTTCtaaacaacacaagcactgcagtatcgtgTTTGGAAGTTGTAAACGAAATGGACGGCAGCGACGAGCCACAAAACGGAGCTATTACCGCCTGCTGTGTCTTGTTGCTCGTCGTATCGCCGCTGTCAGACCACGATTCCCCTATCGCCTCGTTGTAAACCGCACCTTACACAGCCTGATACAAAAACAGTCAAGTAAAAAAACACGTTTCTTGCAAACAAACAGGGTAGCTTTATGAATTTACGGCTTTCGCAAAGCGATCTCTAAACGCACTCATTATCTTCATCATTGGTTTCCCTGCCTGTGGACTCTTATGAActtacacacacatacgcacacatgtacacacaccagTAACCGCTAGGCAATAATGCTCCGATCAGCCATGGCTTCACTCCGATCAGCCATGGCTTCACAACTTACACGATGCAAATACTAAAACGAAACAATACAATACTAAAAACCATGCTTTTCATCAGCTTCAAAGCAAGGATAGCAATTAAAAAACTACAGTACTTATTTTTTCGATTGTACCAAGTCAAAAGACCACACGGCCTTCTCGGACATCCTATAAAACCCTATAAGTTCTCCATCTTGATGTGTTACACAGAACATGAATGAATGAATTAGTTTGATCTTTGTCTCGTTTGCCAACCAAAGATTTCCTGTGGTAATTACCTAATTGATGaggagcaaagcaaaagcagaaatgctcaaCTCCTCTTTCAGTTGTTACTTTACAGACTAAAATCCAGgatattgccccaatttaattctcgcaccactgcACAGATGAATGAAACTAATATTactgtcagtggcgttgagaaataaCTGAAATCGCTAGAACTGAATAAGGATCCAGAGCACAGTGTACTCTCTATCGAATTCTTTACCGATTTTTCAGTTGAATTCTACACCAAATTTCCATTTGAATTGGTATCTAAAATACACCGTAGGTCCCTCAAACTAAAAACTGCCCATTAGCTGGAAGAAATCACAGGTCATATCCATCTGCAAGAAAGGTACCTAtcgtagcagaagtgat
This region includes:
- the LOC126457776 gene encoding beta-1,4-glucuronyltransferase 1-like is translated as MLPGPRMDLAAGLADLFRREPPCKKCAYILPVFELDARLAGPPKDKWELQQLVEDRLARPFHWEIFKDNQMSLDPTRWLQHANASSTQLSVAYSVKYGWAFEPVYVAASGELPLFDESFVGYGFTRNTQAYEMFASGWRFFVLDDAFLIHWGLQSIEKRPKWRWKENTINSDRFRKWVNRVALKYDVDEMKLTWRYADYDSAMTTCPRQKCKSARPKPTKSTPSPKKQEKPAKATPTPNNQEKPTKATPSPKKQEKPTKGTPSPKKQKKPAKATPTPKKQGKKA